The genomic DNA AGTTCATTGCTCGCTTTGTGGACGAAGGCACGCGCTGGGCGCACCTCGACATCGCTGGCATGGTCTGGTCCGACAAGGATGGCCCGACCTGGGGCAAGGGTGCCACCGGTTACGGCGTCCGCCTGCTCGATCGCTTCGTCGCCGAGCATTTCGAGGGCTGATGAAGGTCGACTTCTACCATCTGACACAGATGCCGCTCGAGCGTGCGTTGCCGCGCATCGCCGAGCGCATCGTGGCGGGCGGCGAACGGCTGCTGATCGTCGCGGACGATGAGGCGCAACGCGTCGCGCTCGATCGCCTGCTATGGGAATATGCCCCTGAAAGCTTCCTGCCGCACGCGCGGCTCGGGGCGGGCGACGACACCGCACAGCCGATCCTGATCGCGCCGGACGTCAACGCGTCGAACGGCGCACGGAACATCGCGCTGGTGGACGGCGAATGGCGTGACGACGCACTCGATTTCGACCGCGCCTTCCACTTCTTTGATGATGACCGGATCGGCGCCGCCCGCGCCGCGTGGAAGGGGCTTGCCGCGCGCGAAGGCGTGGAGCGGCGTTACTGGAAGCAGAACGATGCCGGTCGCTGGGAACAGGCGGCCTGATCCGCGCTAGTTGCACTTCGCACAGCCCACCGCTAACGCGCGGCCCAGTTTCCCGGCATTTTCCAAACACAGGAGCAAGCGACCGCTATGGCCGCCAATCGTACTTTCTCGATCATCAAGCCTGATGCCACCCGCCGCAATCTCACTGGTGCGGTCACCAAGATGCTGGAGGAAGCCGGCTTGCGCGTCGTCGCCTCCAAGCGCATCCAGATGACGCAGGAGCAGGCCGAGGGCTTCTACGCGGTTCACAAGGAGCGGCCGTTCTTCAACGATCTGGTTTCGTTCATGATCTCGGGCCCGGTCGTCGTACAGGTGCTTGAGGGCGAGAACGCGATGCAGCGCAACCGCGACATCATGGGCGCTACCAACCCGGCAAATGCCGAGCCAGGCACGATCCGCAAGGAGCTCGCCGAGTCGATCGAAGCGAACACCGTTCACGGTTCGGACTCCGACGAGAATGCCGAGATCGAAATCGCGTATTTCTTCAAGCCTGAAGAAATCGTCGGCTGATCCGATGACGGACTGGCCGCTGCGCCGCGCCACCGCGGCCGATGCGCCGGCAGTGGCGATGGTCGCCGCCGCCAGCTTTCTCGAATCGTTCGCCGGCATCTTGCCGGGCGACGACATCGTCGCGCATTGTGCCCGCAACAGCTCCATCGCGAAATTTGCCGGCTGGGCGGCGGAAGCGCCAAGCGTCGTGACGCTCGCGACGCATCCCGCTGGCGGCGCGCCGGTAGGCTATTCGCTCCTGGCGACGCCCGACCTGCCGGTCGCGCCACACGATGGCGACATCGAGCTTCGTCGAATATACGCGCTGTCGATTACGCGCGGTACCGGTCTCGGACATCGGCTGATGGTGCAGGCGGTCGACGATGCACGCGCGTTGGGGCGAGGACGCATCCTCCTCGGCGTGCTCGGGACCAATGTCCGCGCCCGCGCCTTCTACGAACGTGAAGGCTTTGTCTTAGCAGGCGAACGCCGGTTCAACGTCGGCGCCGGCTGGTATGATGACGTAATCTACGCCCGCTCGCTCTAGCGCTTCAGTTCCGCCGCCCACAGCGCCTCGATGCGCTTTGCGTCGCCGCCCTGCTCACGAACCCGCGCCGCCACAACGGTAAGATCGCGTCCGCCGATCAGCCGGCCCTTGGTGCGCCAGACGATATCGACGATCGCACGACCTTGACGCCCGGCATTGCCGACTCGATAACTGGCCGTCACCAGCACCGGCAATCGCCCCTCGCGCTCGTCCGATGCGCCATCGGTCGCCTTCAACACTTGGCCGGCGAACCAGTCCTTCTCAATCCGCGGCGTCGCTGGGCTCCTCTGCTCGATCCCAAGCGAGGCGGGGAAGGTGATGCTCGTCTCCAGGAGCTCGTGGATTGGATCGGAGAGCCGCACTTCGCCATCCTCCACCACCGCACGCAGCGCAAACCGCGCCTCCGCCGCGAAAGCCGTGGCGCTGGCAACAGCCTTCTCGCGCGCATCGTCGCGTCGATCGGACCAGTTCATCCACAAGGTAAGCGCCCCGATGATCACGCCAGATACGGCTACGACCTCCGCCA from Sphingomonas radiodurans includes the following:
- a CDS encoding GNAT family N-acetyltransferase, which produces MTDWPLRRATAADAPAVAMVAAASFLESFAGILPGDDIVAHCARNSSIAKFAGWAAEAPSVVTLATHPAGGAPVGYSLLATPDLPVAPHDGDIELRRIYALSITRGTGLGHRLMVQAVDDARALGRGRILLGVLGTNVRARAFYEREGFVLAGERRFNVGAGWYDDVIYARSL
- the ndk gene encoding nucleoside-diphosphate kinase codes for the protein MAANRTFSIIKPDATRRNLTGAVTKMLEEAGLRVVASKRIQMTQEQAEGFYAVHKERPFFNDLVSFMISGPVVVQVLEGENAMQRNRDIMGATNPANAEPGTIRKELAESIEANTVHGSDSDENAEIEIAYFFKPEEIVG
- a CDS encoding DNA polymerase III subunit chi, with amino-acid sequence MKVDFYHLTQMPLERALPRIAERIVAGGERLLIVADDEAQRVALDRLLWEYAPESFLPHARLGAGDDTAQPILIAPDVNASNGARNIALVDGEWRDDALDFDRAFHFFDDDRIGAARAAWKGLAAREGVERRYWKQNDAGRWEQAA